A stretch of the Lactuca sativa cultivar Salinas chromosome 9, Lsat_Salinas_v11, whole genome shotgun sequence genome encodes the following:
- the LOC122196108 gene encoding secreted RxLR effector protein 161-like: MDNCSSDKVPMAFGYKISVDPSGESVDHKSYKGIIGSLMCLTASRLDIIFATSVYARYQADPKVSHMNAAKQILRYLKGSKPLGLWYLTRNDFSLQEFSDADHAICKLDRKSTSGGFQFLGGRLVIWSSRKQNCVSLSTAAAKYVAAASFALNSYG; encoded by the coding sequence ATGGATAATTGTTCTTCGGATAAGGTTCCcatggccttcggttataagattTCTGTTGATCCATCAGGTGAATCTGTTGATCACAAGTCTTATAAAGGTATCATTGGCTCTCTGATGTGCCTCACTGCTAGCCGACTGGATATAATTTTTGCAACAAGTGTATACGCAAGGtaccaggctgacccaaaagtgtctcaTATGAACGCAGCCAAACAAATCCTACGATACTTAAAAGGAAGCAAACCTCTTGGATTATGGTACCTCACAAGAAATGATTTCAGTCTTCAAGAATTTAGCGATGCAGATCATGCCATATGCAAacttgatcgtaaaagcacctcAGGTGGATTTCAATTTCTGGGTGGAAGACTAGTCATCTGGTCCTCAAGGAAACAAAACTGTGTATCACTGTCTACCGCAGCAGCTAAATATGTGGCCGCGGCCAGTTTTGCTCTCAATTCTTATGGATGA